In one Musa acuminata AAA Group cultivar baxijiao chromosome BXJ2-5, Cavendish_Baxijiao_AAA, whole genome shotgun sequence genomic region, the following are encoded:
- the LOC135612553 gene encoding cocosin 1-like, with the protein MAASSLAALFSIALLLLLLCHGSLGFGQGGWGSAHRLGAQQGECQIERLNALSPTRSVQSEAGVTEYFDENNEQFKCAGVNAFRRTLQPRGLLLPSFSNAPRLVYIIQGRGIAGIVIPGCPETFQSFQGERFQEGQQGQSSRDEHQRILHFREGDVIALPAGVAHWCYNNGDRPVIAITVVDISNNANQLDRNHREFLLAGKQRSGRETSGGKWQETSGNNVLSGFDVELLAQATGLSGDTARKIQGKDDERGEMVRVEKGLEVLRPSSREQRESERERGEREEGERERSLPNGLDETYCAMRIMENIADPSRADVYTPRGGSITTLNSLKLNILREIQLSAERVVLYRNAILAPYWNINAHSIMYVTGGRGRVQIVSDQGRTVFDGEVRQDQLLIVPQNYAVIKQAQGEGFQWTSFKTNGNAMVSQIVGKASVLRGMPEEVLMNSYRISNQEARRLKFNRGNQMAIFSPRSARRGHYDV; encoded by the exons ATGGCGGCCTCCTCTTTAGCTGCTTTGTTCTCCATCGCCCTTTTGCTTCTGCTCCTGTGTCATGGCTCTCTCGGCTTCGGTCAGGGAGGGTGGGGAAGCGCGCACCGGCTCGGAGCTCAGCAAGGCGAGTGCCAGATCGAGCGGCTGAACGCTCTCAGCCCCACCCGGAGTGTCCAGTCGGAGGCCGGCGTCACGGAGTACTTTGACGAGAACAACGAGCAGTTCAAGTGCGCCGGAGTAAACGCTTTTCGCCGTACTCTTCAGCCGAGaggcctcctcctcccctctttcTCCAACGCCCCTCGCCTCGTTTACATCATCCAAG GCAGGGGTATCGCTGGAATAGTGATCCCTGGTTGCCCAGAGACGTTCCAATCTTTCCAGGGAGAACGTTTCCAGGAAGGGCAACAAGGCCAGAGTTCCCGAGACGAGCATCAGAGAATCCTCCACTTCCGGGAGGGAGACGTCATCGCGTTGCCCGCTGGAGTCGCTCACTGGTGCTACAATAACGGTGACAGGCCAGTTATTGCCATCACCGTCGTCGACATCAGCAACAACGCAAACCAACTAGATCGGAACCACAGG GAATTCCTACTTGCTGGAAAACAGAGGAGCGGCCGAGAAACATCCGGAGGCAAATGGCAGGAGACGTCGGGTAATAACGTCCTTAGCGGGTTCGACGTCGAGTTGCTTGCCCAGGCCACGGGTCTGAGCGGGGATACAGCGAGGAAGATCCAGGGCAAGGATGACGAGAGGGGTGAGATGGTCCGAGTTGAGAAGGGTCTCGAGGTGCTGAGGCCGTCGAGCAGAGAGCAgagggagagcgagagagagagaggtgagagaGAGGAGGGTGAACGGGAGAGAAGCCTTCCCAACGGCCTGGACGAGACCTACTGCGCCATGAGAATCATGGAGAACATCGCTGATCCCTCACGTGCTGATGTGTACACCCCGCGCGGCGGAAGCATTACGACTCTCAACAGCCTGAAGCTCAATATTCTCAGAGAGATCCAGTTGAGTGCCGAAAGAGTCGTCCTCTACAGG AATGCCATCTTAGCGCCCTACTGGAACATCAACGCACACAGCATAATGTATGTCACTGGTGGACGCGGCCGGGTCCAGATCGTCAGCGACCAGGGACGAACAGTCTTCGACGGCGAGGTCCGGCAAGACCAGCTGCTGATCGTGCCCCAGAACTACGCGGTGATTAAGCAGGCACAGGGCGAAGGCTTCCAGTGGACATCCTTCAAGACCAACGGCAACGCCATGGTGAGCCAGATCGTGGGGAAGGCATCGGTCCTCCGGGGAATGCCGGAGGAGGTGCTTATGAACTCTTACCGGATCTCTAACCAGGAAGCGAGGCGGCTCAAGTTCAACAGGGGGAATCAGATGGCAATTTTCTCGCCGAGGTCCGCGAGAAGAGGACATTATGATGTGTGA